Proteins co-encoded in one Nicotiana sylvestris chromosome 7, ASM39365v2, whole genome shotgun sequence genomic window:
- the LOC104223906 gene encoding ATP-dependent DNA helicase RRM3-like: protein MISYTLWATTYEYKLILEKIRDSETGKDAKDVHFERNIIVSEQDLLLPKRLNVQQLRTYNIIIDRVFSGKQGAFFIDGPRGTALTTATSGVAASILPRGPTAHSRFKMPIDIDDNFRCNISKQSSLARLIRDAKLIVWDEASMAKKNLIEALDALLRDIMDIDTMFGGKVVVFGGDFRQTLPVVRNGKKEDFIHESLLYSEIWNKLEKLYLSENMCARTDPSFCEYLLRIGNGTERTNCEDKIEIPNSFVIPFTTEAKSLDALFSVMYPDLHAFSPDLSMITSHVILTTKNDFVNEINNMLIAKFPERSKIFVAIDETIEPNDQS, encoded by the exons ATGATATCTTACACTCTATGGGCCACGACATATGAGTATAAGCTTATTCTAGAGAAGATTAGAGATTCTGAAACTGGAAAGGATGCAAAGGATgttcattttgaaagaaatataattgTTAGTGAACAAGACTTGCTCTTACCGAAGAGATTGAATGTTCAACAATTACGCacatataatataataattgATAGAGTATTTTCTGGAAAACAAGGAGCTTTCTTCATCGATGGTCCTAGAGGAACAG CTTTAACAACTGCAACTTCTGGTGTAGCAGCTTCTATCCTTCCAAGAGGACCAACTGCTCATTCACGGTTCAAAATGCCTATTGATATAGATGATAATTTTCGGTGCAACATTAGTAAACAAAGTTCACTCGCACGTCTAATTAGAGATGCAAAATTAATTGTATGGGATGAGGCATCAATGGCAAAAAAGAATTTGATTGAAGCTCTTGATGCACTTTTGAGAGATATTATGGACATCGATACAATGTTTGGTGGTAAAGTAGTTGTATTTGGAGGTGACTTTAGACAAACTCTACCAGTTGTTCGAAATGGAAAAAAAGAAGATTTTATTCATGAAAGCTTATTGTATTCTGAAATTTGGAATAAACTTGAGAAATTATACCTATCTGAAAATATGTGCGCAAGAACAGATCCTTCTTTTTGTGAATATTTACTTCGAATTGGAAATGGAACAGAAAGAACTAACTGTGAAGACAAAATAGAGATTCCTAATTCTTTTGTTATTCCTTTTACGACTGAAGCGAAATCCTTAGATGCACTGTTTAGTGTAATGTATCCTGATTTACATGCATTTTCTCCTGATTTATCTATGATAACCTCTCATGTTATTTTAACAACGAAGAATGACTTTGTAAACGAAATAAATAATATGTTAATCGCTAAATTTCCAGAAAGGTCTAAAATATTTGTTGCAATAGATGAAACTATTGAACCGAATGATCAAAGCTAG